A window of the Henckelia pumila isolate YLH828 chromosome 3, ASM3356847v2, whole genome shotgun sequence genome harbors these coding sequences:
- the LOC140892922 gene encoding uncharacterized protein has translation MLGRFGWRTAAVAGASAIHSAKMLGRFGWRTAAVAGASAIHSAKMLGRFGWRTAAVGATFTAVSLSIGKYRKKNDLINYSVGGFAAGATFAFTERSIPMAIAGGTLTAITPPLFSFFYPKPKQ, from the exons ATGCTGGGACGTTTTGGATGGAGAACTGCTGCAGTTGCTGGTGCTTCTGCGATTCATTCAGCAAAGATGCTGGGACGTTTTGGATGGAGAACTGCTGCAGTTGCTGGTGCTTCTGCGATTCATTCAGCAAAGATGCTGGGACGTTTTGGATGGAGAACTGCTGCAGTTGGTGCAACCTTCACTGCGGTAAGTCTGTCGATCGGGAAATACCGGAAGAAAAATgacttgattaattactcagTTGGTGGATTTGCGGCTGGTGCTACTTTCGCTTTCACAG AGAGGAGCATTCCAATGGCAATCGCTGGGGGAACACTCACTGCAATCACGCCTCCTCTTTTTTCGTTCTTCTATCCAAAACCAAAACAGTAG
- the LOC140886972 gene encoding fructose-bisphosphate aldolase 6, cytosolic yields MSSYRGKYADELIANAAYIGTPGKGILAADESTGTIGKRLSSINVENVETNRRALRELLFTTPGALQYLSGVILFEETLYQKTAAGKPFVEVMKEGGVLPGIKVDKGTVELAGTNGETTTQGLDGLAQRCQQYYAAGARFAKWRAVLKIGPNEPSQLAINENANGLARYAIICQENGLVPIVEPEILVDGSHDIEKCADVTERVLAACYKALNDHHVLLEGTLLKPNMVTPGSDSAKVAPEVVAEHTVRALQRTMPAAVPAVVFLSGGQSEEEATVNLNAMNKLKTKKPWSLSFSFGRALQQSTLKSWSGKEDNIPKAQAAFLTRCKANSEATLGTYQGGGSLSEGASESLHVKDYKY; encoded by the exons ATGTCTAGCTACAGGGGAAAGTACGCTG ATGAGCTTATCGCTAATGCTGCATACATTGGCACCCCTGGAAAGGGTATCCTTGCCGCTGATGAGTCTACTGGTACAATAGGCAAGCGTCTATCCAGTATCAATGTGGAGAATGTTGAAACAAACAGGAGGGCTCTTCGTGAGCTTCTTTTCACTACGCCTGGTGCTCTTCAGTACCTCAGCGGAGTTATCCTCTTTGAGGAAACTCTATACCAGAAAACAGCTGCAG GTAAGCCCTTCGTTGAGGTCATGAAGGAGGGTGGTGTCCTCCCCGGTATCAAGGTTGACAAGGGCACTGTTGAGCTTGCTGGCACCAATGGTGAGACCACCACTCAAGGGCTTGATGGCCTTGCCCAACGTTGCCAACAGTATTATGCTGCTGGTGCTAGGTTCGCCAAATGGAGAGCTGTGCTCAAAATCGGTCCCAACGAACCATCACAGCTCGCTATTAATGAAAACGCAAATGGTTTGGCTCGTTATGCCATCATCTGCCAAGAAAATGGCTTGGTACCCATTGTTGAGCCTGAGATCCTCGTTGACGGTTCTCATGACATCGAAAAGTGTGCGGATGTCACAGAACGTGTCCTAGCTGCTTGTTACAAGGCACTCAATGACCACCATGTCCTCCTTGAGGGAACTCTCTTGAAACCTAACATGGTGACTCCTGGTTCTGACTCTGCCAAGGTTGCTCCTGAGGTCGTTGCTGAGCACACAGTTCGTGCCTTGCAACGCACGATGCCTGCTGCAGTCCCTGCTGTTGTGTTTTTATCTGgtgggcagagcgaggaagagGCAACAGTCAACCTCAATGCCATGAACAAACTTAAAACGAAGAAACCATGGAGTCTTTCTTTCTCGTTTGGACGCGCACTACAGCAGAGTACCCTTAAGAGTTGGTCTGGAAAAGAAGACAACATCCCAAAGGCACAGGCTGCATTCCTGACACGATGCAAGGCAAACTCTGAAGCAACCCTTGGAACTTATCAAGGTGGTGGTTCTTTGAGCGAGGGTGCATCCGAGAGCCTCCATGTTAAGGACTACAAATACTAG